The segment CGAAAGCACCAGGTACGGCAATACTTTTCCAATAATTATATGCCTTGGCTTGAGCGGTGATACCAGCAAGATTTCCATATTCCCCATCTCCTTTTCGCGGGTGATGGAGATGGAGGTCATGAGGGCGGAAATAAGCATAAGTATTACGGCAATCAATCCGGGTACGAACAGATTTACACTTCTCAGTTCTGGATTGTACATCATCCGGACCCGGGGGTTTAGTCCGGCCTTTCGTATATCTCCGTTATCATTTAACTCCCCCACATAATCCCGGATGATATTGGCCGTGTAAGACTGAACCAGGTTCGCAAGGTTCGGGTCGGTGGCATCGGTAATCACCTGCACCTGAGCTGTATGTTCCCCGACTAACTTCTCTTTGAAGTTCGGTTCAAACACCACCACTTCTTTGATATTACCCTCTCTGAACAGCCCTTCCACTTCCTCATAGCTTTGCAAATAGGCCCGGACTTCAAAAGATGCCGAAGCTTCCAGTTTTTGGGTGAGGGTTCGGGTTACTTCATCCTTCGATAAATCCAAAATCCCGATCTGAGCGTTGGTCACTTCATTTCTAATTGCAAAACCAAACAGGATCAGCATAATGATGGGCATTCCAAAAAGCACCGTTAGCGTACGCTTATCACGATAGATCTGCTTAAACTCCTTAATCACAAAGCCGGAAAAAGCATTCATCCTTCCCCCCTCTCGGCACCGCGAGCCAGCTTTATAAACACATCCTCAATAGAATCTGATTCGAAATTCTCTTTTAGTTCGCGGGGTGAACCGATGGCATCCATCCGTCCGTCAACCATAATGGAAATCCGGTCGCAATATTCTGCCTCATCCATGTAATGCGTAGTCACAAAAACCGTAATTCCCCGGTCTGAAACCTCGTATATCTTTTCCCAGAACTGTCGCCTCGTAACCGGATCAACTCCGCCGGTAGGCTCGTCCAGAAACACAATGTTGGGATTGTGGAGTATTGCTATGGAAAAGGCCAGCTTCTGCTTCCAGCCTAAGGGTAAAGAACGAACCAGCTTTTTCCGTACATCTTTCAGTCCAAGTGAATTGATTACCTCGTCAATTTTACGGTATAGTTCTTTATCGGGAATCCCATAAATGCCCCCGTAAAACCGGATGTTCTCTTCGGAGGTTAGATCATCATACAGCGAAAACTTCTGACTCATATACCCGATTTTTTTCTTGATGGCCTCCGCCTGCCGATAAACATCCTTGCCCGATACCAATGCTTTGCCCGAAGTTGGAGTAAGCAGTCCGGTAAGCATACGCATGGCTGTCGTCTTTCCAGCTCCGTTGGCTCCCAAAAACCCGAAGATCTCACCCTTTTCCACTTCAAAGGTGATGTTATCCACCGCGGTGAAATCACCAAATTTCCGGGTTAGGTTTTCGGTTTGAATGGCCGGCTCAGACATGGGCTCC is part of the Gracilimonas sediminicola genome and harbors:
- a CDS encoding ABC transporter ATP-binding protein — encoded protein: MSEPAIQTENLTRKFGDFTAVDNITFEVEKGEIFGFLGANGAGKTTAMRMLTGLLTPTSGKALVSGKDVYRQAEAIKKKIGYMSQKFSLYDDLTSEENIRFYGGIYGIPDKELYRKIDEVINSLGLKDVRKKLVRSLPLGWKQKLAFSIAILHNPNIVFLDEPTGGVDPVTRRQFWEKIYEVSDRGITVFVTTHYMDEAEYCDRISIMVDGRMDAIGSPRELKENFESDSIEDVFIKLARGAERGEG
- a CDS encoding ABC transporter permease, whose amino-acid sequence is MNAFSGFVIKEFKQIYRDKRTLTVLFGMPIIMLILFGFAIRNEVTNAQIGILDLSKDEVTRTLTQKLEASASFEVRAYLQSYEEVEGLFREGNIKEVVVFEPNFKEKLVGEHTAQVQVITDATDPNLANLVQSYTANIIRDYVGELNDNGDIRKAGLNPRVRMMYNPELRSVNLFVPGLIAVILMLISALMTSISITREKEMGNMEILLVSPLKPRHIIIGKVLPYLVLSVVNVVTILVLARFVFQVPFQGSYFLFFMEATLFILTALALGVFISSAANNQQTAMMVSLAGLLLPTVLLSGFIFPVSSMPLPLQWISHIIPAKWFLIIVRDIMLKGSEFLFIWKETLILAGITVFFMALSMKKFKVRLQ